The Streptomyces sp. NBC_00670 genome window below encodes:
- a CDS encoding ATP-dependent helicase codes for MASSIDRALAGFSPATRAWFTGAFSAPTTAQAGAWHALAQGSDVLVVAPTGSGKTLAAFLAALDQLASAPPPADRRKRCRVLYVSPLKALAVDVERNLRSPLTGIRHEALRLGLPEPEVKVGIRSGDTPAAERRSLATRPPDILITTPESLFLMLTSATRDALTGVETVILDEVHAVAGTKRGAHLALSLERLDELLPRPARRIGLSATVRPVDEVARFLSPHRKVEIVQPESGKEFDLSVVVPVEDLGELGGSPVTDGSGGATETGAAGGAERPSIWPHVEERITDLVQAHRSTIVFANSRRLAERLCNRLNEIAYERATGEPLSEHHSPAELMGGSGAAQGAPPVLARAHHGSVSKEQRALVEEDLKAGRLPAVVATSSLELGIDMGAVDLVIQVESPPSVASGLQRVGRAGHQVGAVSTGVVFPKYRGDLVQAAVVTERMRTGSIESLRIPANPLDVLAQQLVAMVALDTWQVDDLLAMVRRAAPFAALPESAFTAVLDMLAGRYPSDAFAELRPRVVWDRVAGTVTGRPGAQRLAVTSGGTIPDRGLFGVFLAGADPKKGGGRVGELDEEMVYESRIGDVFTLGTSSWRIEDITRDRVLVSPAPGVPGRLPFWKGDQLGRPLELGRALGAFLREVGALSKEDARLRLLSAGLDAWAADNVLAYLTEQREACGHVPDDRTIVVERFRDELGDWRVVVHSPFGAQVHAPWALALGARLSERYGMDAQVMHADDGIVLRLPDADLMGLDLLDREPSAPGTAYDAEQAPVGASDVLFDKGEVDQVVTDQVGGSALFASRFRECAARALLLPRRNPGRRTPLWQQRQRAAQLLQVASEFGSFPIVLEAVRECLQDVFDVPGLTELMGDIESRKVRLVEVTTPEPSPFARSLLFGYVAQFLYEGDSPLAERRAAALSLDSRLLAELLGQAELRELLDAEVLTELERELQWLTEDRRIKDVEGVADVLRLLGPLTDAELAERGAAPEWAPELAASRRAIQVRVAGAEHWAAVEDAGRLRDALGTALPVGVPEAFTEPVKDPLGDLLARYARTHGPFTSAAAAARFGLGTAVTEGALQRLAASGRAVQGEFHPAGIGQEWCDATVLRRLRRRSLAALRHELEPVPPAALAQFLPQWQHVGGGHGLRGIDGLVRTIEQLQGASVPASALEKLVLPSRVTGYAPALLDELTAAGEVVWAGAGALPGKDGWVSLHLADAAPLLLPPPHPLELSALHQSVLDALSGGYGLFFRQIADQVRATAHPEATDPQLADTVWDLAWSGRLTNDTLAPMRALLGSGRTAGSTAHRAKRSVPRGRYGSLTAAARPQSRTGPPTVAGRWSLLPAREADPTVRAHALARTLLDRHGVVTRGAVASEGVEGGFSAVYRVLSAFEDSGQARRGYVVEGLGAAQFAMDGAVDRLRAVSNARERGGTPPAPVGVATGSVAGEGFLDAFDTPYDVDSDGSGNGRGGAHDPWSAPGYGGPRSGAGGGGPVRPGPPAFPPGHGRPGRTTGPARAVVLAAADPANAFGAALSWPEPPEGAGHKPGRKAGSLVVLVDGELTLYMERGGKTLLAWPGAADTAPGDDPRLPAAAEALAASARAGSLGTLTVERINGAPALTSPWGALLESTGFVATPRGLRIRA; via the coding sequence ATGGCCAGCTCCATCGACCGAGCCCTAGCCGGCTTCTCGCCCGCGACCCGCGCCTGGTTCACGGGGGCGTTCTCCGCCCCCACCACGGCCCAGGCCGGCGCATGGCACGCCCTCGCCCAGGGCTCGGACGTCCTCGTCGTCGCCCCCACCGGCTCCGGCAAGACCCTGGCCGCCTTCCTCGCCGCACTCGACCAGCTCGCCTCCGCCCCGCCCCCCGCCGACCGGCGCAAGCGCTGCCGGGTCCTGTACGTCTCCCCGCTCAAGGCCCTCGCGGTCGACGTCGAGCGCAACCTCCGCAGCCCCCTCACCGGCATCCGCCACGAAGCGCTCCGGCTCGGCCTGCCCGAGCCGGAGGTCAAGGTGGGCATCCGCTCCGGCGACACCCCCGCCGCCGAGCGCCGCTCCCTGGCCACCCGCCCGCCGGACATCCTGATCACCACCCCCGAGTCCCTCTTCCTGATGCTCACGTCCGCCACCAGGGACGCGCTGACCGGCGTGGAGACGGTGATCCTGGACGAGGTGCACGCGGTCGCCGGCACCAAGCGCGGCGCGCACCTCGCGCTGTCCCTGGAGCGGCTGGACGAACTGCTGCCGCGCCCCGCCCGCCGCATCGGCCTGTCGGCCACCGTCCGCCCGGTGGACGAGGTCGCCCGTTTCCTGTCACCGCACCGCAAGGTGGAGATCGTCCAGCCGGAGTCCGGCAAGGAGTTCGACCTCTCCGTCGTCGTCCCCGTCGAGGACCTGGGCGAACTCGGCGGCTCCCCCGTCACCGACGGATCGGGCGGCGCAACCGAGACAGGCGCCGCCGGCGGCGCCGAGCGCCCCTCCATCTGGCCGCACGTGGAGGAGCGCATCACCGACCTGGTGCAGGCGCACCGCTCGACGATCGTCTTCGCCAACTCCCGCCGCCTCGCCGAACGCCTGTGCAACCGGCTCAACGAGATCGCCTACGAGCGGGCCACCGGCGAGCCCCTGTCGGAGCACCACTCCCCCGCCGAGCTGATGGGCGGCTCGGGCGCCGCCCAGGGCGCGCCCCCGGTCCTCGCGCGCGCCCACCACGGCTCGGTCTCCAAGGAACAGCGCGCCCTGGTGGAGGAGGACCTCAAGGCGGGCCGGCTGCCCGCGGTGGTGGCCACCTCCAGCCTGGAGCTCGGCATCGACATGGGCGCGGTGGACCTCGTGATCCAGGTGGAGTCGCCGCCCTCGGTGGCGTCCGGGCTGCAGCGGGTGGGCCGCGCAGGCCACCAGGTGGGGGCGGTCTCCACGGGCGTGGTCTTCCCCAAGTACCGGGGCGACCTCGTGCAGGCCGCGGTGGTCACCGAGCGGATGCGCACGGGCTCCATCGAGTCGCTGCGCATCCCCGCCAACCCGCTGGACGTGCTCGCGCAGCAGCTCGTCGCCATGGTGGCCCTGGACACCTGGCAGGTCGACGACCTGCTGGCCATGGTCCGTCGCGCGGCCCCGTTCGCCGCGCTGCCGGAGTCTGCGTTCACGGCGGTCCTGGACATGCTCGCGGGCCGTTATCCGTCGGACGCGTTCGCGGAGCTGCGCCCTCGCGTGGTGTGGGACCGCGTGGCGGGCACGGTCACCGGCCGCCCCGGCGCCCAGCGGCTGGCCGTCACCTCCGGGGGCACGATCCCGGACCGCGGGCTCTTCGGGGTCTTCCTGGCCGGCGCCGACCCGAAGAAGGGCGGCGGCCGCGTCGGCGAGCTCGACGAGGAGATGGTGTACGAGTCCCGGATCGGGGACGTGTTCACGCTCGGCACCAGTTCCTGGCGGATCGAGGACATCACACGCGACCGGGTCCTGGTCTCCCCCGCCCCCGGCGTCCCGGGCCGGCTGCCGTTCTGGAAGGGCGACCAACTGGGCCGCCCCCTGGAACTGGGCCGCGCCCTGGGCGCCTTCCTGCGCGAGGTGGGCGCGCTGTCCAAGGAGGACGCCCGGCTGCGGCTGCTGTCGGCGGGGCTGGACGCCTGGGCGGCGGACAACGTGCTGGCCTACCTCACCGAGCAGCGCGAGGCCTGCGGCCACGTCCCGGACGACCGCACGATCGTCGTGGAGCGGTTCCGCGACGAACTGGGCGACTGGCGGGTCGTGGTGCACTCCCCGTTCGGCGCGCAGGTGCACGCCCCCTGGGCGCTGGCGCTGGGCGCCCGGCTGTCCGAGCGGTACGGCATGGACGCCCAGGTCATGCACGCCGACGACGGCATCGTGCTGCGCCTGCCCGACGCCGACCTGATGGGCCTCGACCTGCTCGACCGGGAACCGTCCGCGCCGGGCACGGCCTACGACGCCGAGCAGGCCCCCGTCGGCGCGTCGGACGTCCTGTTCGACAAGGGCGAGGTGGACCAGGTCGTCACCGACCAGGTCGGCGGCTCGGCCCTGTTCGCCTCCCGCTTCCGCGAGTGCGCCGCCCGCGCGCTGCTGCTGCCGCGCCGCAACCCCGGCCGGCGCACCCCGCTGTGGCAGCAGCGCCAGCGCGCGGCGCAGCTGTTGCAGGTGGCGAGCGAGTTCGGATCGTTCCCGATCGTCCTGGAGGCCGTCCGCGAATGCCTCCAGGACGTGTTCGACGTCCCCGGGCTCACCGAACTCATGGGCGACATCGAGTCCCGCAAGGTGCGCCTGGTCGAGGTGACCACCCCGGAGCCCTCCCCCTTCGCCCGCTCCCTGCTGTTCGGCTACGTGGCACAGTTCCTCTACGAGGGGGACTCACCGCTCGCCGAGCGCCGCGCCGCCGCGCTGTCGCTGGACTCGCGGCTGCTGGCCGAACTGCTCGGCCAGGCGGAACTGCGCGAACTGCTGGACGCGGAGGTGCTCACCGAACTGGAGCGGGAACTCCAGTGGCTCACCGAGGACCGCCGGATCAAGGACGTCGAAGGCGTAGCCGACGTACTGCGGCTGCTGGGCCCGCTCACCGACGCCGAACTGGCCGAGCGCGGCGCCGCCCCCGAGTGGGCACCCGAACTGGCCGCCTCCCGGCGTGCCATCCAGGTCCGCGTCGCCGGTGCCGAGCACTGGGCCGCAGTGGAGGACGCGGGCCGGCTGCGCGACGCGCTGGGCACCGCGCTGCCCGTGGGCGTGCCGGAGGCGTTCACCGAGCCGGTGAAGGACCCCCTGGGCGATCTCCTCGCCCGCTACGCCCGCACCCACGGCCCGTTCACCTCGGCCGCGGCCGCCGCCCGCTTCGGACTGGGCACCGCCGTCACCGAGGGCGCGCTGCAACGGCTCGCGGCGAGCGGCCGGGCCGTCCAGGGCGAGTTCCATCCGGCGGGCATCGGCCAGGAGTGGTGCGACGCGACGGTGCTGCGCCGGCTGCGGCGCCGCTCGCTCGCCGCGCTGCGGCACGAACTCGAGCCGGTGCCGCCCGCCGCCCTGGCCCAGTTCCTCCCCCAGTGGCAGCACGTGGGTGGCGGGCACGGTCTGCGCGGCATCGACGGACTCGTGCGCACGATCGAGCAGTTGCAGGGCGCCTCCGTTCCGGCGTCCGCCCTGGAGAAGCTCGTCCTGCCGTCCCGCGTGACCGGCTACGCGCCCGCGCTGCTGGACGAACTCACCGCCGCCGGGGAGGTGGTGTGGGCCGGCGCGGGCGCCCTGCCCGGCAAGGACGGCTGGGTCTCCCTCCATCTGGCCGACGCCGCCCCCCTGTTGCTGCCCCCGCCGCACCCGCTGGAACTGTCCGCGCTGCACCAGTCCGTGCTGGACGCGCTCTCCGGGGGCTACGGCCTGTTCTTCCGTCAGATCGCCGACCAGGTCCGCGCCACCGCCCACCCCGAGGCCACCGATCCCCAACTGGCCGACACGGTCTGGGACCTGGCCTGGTCGGGACGGCTCACCAACGACACGCTGGCCCCGATGCGCGCCCTCCTCGGCTCGGGCCGCACCGCGGGCTCCACGGCCCACCGCGCCAAACGCTCCGTCCCGCGCGGGCGGTACGGCTCCCTGACAGCCGCCGCGCGCCCCCAGTCCCGTACGGGCCCGCCGACGGTCGCGGGCCGCTGGTCGCTGCTGCCGGCCCGGGAGGCGGACCCCACCGTGCGCGCCCACGCGCTCGCCCGCACCCTGCTGGACCGCCACGGGGTGGTGACCCGGGGCGCGGTGGCCTCGGAGGGCGTCGAGGGCGGTTTCTCGGCGGTGTACCGCGTCCTGTCCGCGTTCGAGGACAGCGGCCAGGCCCGCCGCGGCTATGTGGTCGAAGGGCTGGGCGCGGCACAGTTCGCGATGGACGGCGCGGTGGACCGGCTGCGCGCGGTCTCCAACGCCCGCGAACGGGGTGGTACACCGCCGGCCCCGGTGGGGGTGGCGACCGGCTCCGTCGCCGGGGAGGGTTTCCTCGACGCGTTCGACACCCCGTACGACGTCGACAGTGACGGGAGCGGGAACGGCCGGGGCGGCGCGCACGACCCCTGGTCCGCGCCGGGCTACGGCGGCCCGCGCTCCGGCGCGGGCGGCGGAGGCCCGGTGCGGCCCGGTCCGCCGGCCTTCCCACCCGGTCATGGGCGCCCCGGCCGGACCACGGGCCCGGCCCGTGCGGTCGTCCTGGCCGCCGCGGATCCGGCGAACGCCTTCGGGGCGGCGCTGTCCTGGCCCGAGCCGCCGGAGGGGGCCGGGCACAAGCCGGGGCGGAAGGCGGGGTCGCTGGTCGTGCTGGTGGACGGTGAGCTGACGCTGTACATGGAGCGCGGCGGGAAGACGCTCCTTGCCTGGCCCGGTGCGGCGGACACGGCGCCGGGGGACGATCCCCGGCTGCCCGCCGCCGCGGAGGCGCTGGCCGCCTCCGCCCGCGCGGGCTCCCTGGGCACGCTCACCGTCGAACGCATCAACGGCGCCCCCGCGCTGACGTCGCCCTGGGGCGCCCTCCTGGAATCCACGGGCTTCGTGGCCACCCCCCGGGGCCTGCGCATACGGGCGTGA
- a CDS encoding AraC family transcriptional regulator: MAGGSERARHWRYEELPGVDLLRARYVEKRFVRHTHEQFVIAAVVDGVEVFHHGGADQYVGAGALALVNPDTPHTGRAGVPEGWRYGAVYPPAGLVARIAEETTALRGSPGFVRPVVDDPYAAGLVHQVLRAVDEGNALAADTLLRVVVTRLLRLNGGVLPQRSVRTAGARLAARARAVLEERMAGPPTLERLAAELGTGPFALLRAFRDAYGMPPHTWLTDARVRAARRLLDAGVAPAEVAVAVGFTDQAHLGRHFTRIVGVPPGAYRRERKNVQDFGAGGP, from the coding sequence ATGGCGGGTGGTTCGGAGCGGGCGCGGCACTGGCGGTACGAGGAGTTGCCGGGGGTCGATCTGCTGCGTGCCCGTTACGTCGAGAAGCGGTTCGTGCGGCACACCCATGAGCAGTTCGTCATCGCGGCCGTCGTCGACGGTGTCGAGGTGTTCCACCACGGCGGTGCCGACCAGTACGTGGGGGCCGGTGCCCTCGCGCTGGTCAATCCCGATACTCCGCATACAGGTCGTGCGGGGGTTCCTGAGGGATGGCGGTACGGGGCCGTCTATCCGCCGGCGGGGCTCGTGGCCCGGATCGCGGAGGAGACCACCGCGCTGCGCGGCAGTCCGGGGTTCGTGAGGCCCGTTGTGGATGATCCGTACGCGGCCGGGCTCGTGCACCAGGTGCTGCGTGCGGTCGACGAGGGCAACGCGCTGGCCGCCGACACGCTGTTGCGGGTCGTGGTGACGCGGCTGCTGCGGCTCAACGGCGGGGTGCTGCCGCAGCGGTCCGTGCGGACGGCGGGTGCGCGGCTGGCCGCACGCGCGCGTGCCGTGCTCGAGGAGCGGATGGCCGGTCCGCCGACCCTGGAGCGGCTCGCCGCGGAGCTGGGCACCGGTCCGTTCGCGCTGCTGCGGGCCTTCCGCGACGCCTATGGGATGCCGCCCCACACCTGGCTCACCGACGCGCGCGTGCGGGCGGCACGACGGCTGCTGGACGCCGGTGTCGCGCCCGCCGAGGTGGCCGTCGCCGTCGGCTTCACCGACCAGGCGCACCTCGGACGGCACTTCACCCGGATCGTGGGGGTGCCGCCGGGGGCGTACCGGCGGGAGCGCAAAAACGTACAAGATTTTGGGGCGGGCGGTCCGTAG